A window from Pseudomonadota bacterium encodes these proteins:
- the rpiB gene encoding ribose 5-phosphate isomerase B, with product MKLAIGSDHAGFELKEYIKRVLATKGYALIDAGTDTSNSVDYSDFGFKVANLVSGGEVDRGILICGTGVGMSIVANKVKGIRASLAFDLYTAMQSRKHLDANILVLGSRVTGQGLAEEIVNVWLNTLFEGGRHEKRIEKIMQYEAEHLK from the coding sequence TTGAAGTTAGCCATAGGATCTGACCATGCCGGCTTTGAGCTGAAAGAATATATCAAACGTGTGTTAGCGACAAAAGGATACGCACTTATTGATGCAGGTACCGATACAAGCAACTCGGTTGATTATTCCGATTTTGGTTTTAAGGTTGCGAACCTTGTATCCGGGGGAGAGGTTGATAGGGGAATCCTCATATGTGGTACGGGTGTTGGCATGAGCATTGTGGCGAACAAGGTAAAAGGGATCAGAGCTTCATTAGCTTTTGATCTGTACACTGCCATGCAGAGCCGGAAACACCTCGATGCCAATATACTTGTTCTTGGCTCCAGGGTTACTGGCCAAGGGCTTGCAGAAGAGATTGTAAATGTCTGGCTCAATACATTATTCGAAGGCGGCAGGCACGAAAAGAGAATTGAGAAGATAATGCAATATGAAGCGGAGCATTTGAAGTAA
- the fabF gene encoding beta-ketoacyl-ACP synthase II has protein sequence MKRRVVVTGVGLVTPLGVGIDNVWKRILNGESGIAPTTRFDVTRHDTKFAGEVRDFKAEDYISPKEIKRIDLFIQYALAATKIAIEDSGLDMSKENAERAGVVVGTGLGGLPTLEKYHSILLERGPGRISPFFIPMLIANEAPGHIAIQHGMKGPNLCIVTACATGSHCIGESLRIIQYGDADVMVAGGTEANLTPLTVGGFNAMKALSTRNDAPEKASRPFEKDRDGFVVAEGSGIIIMEELEHALKRGARIYAEIVGYGYNGDAYHITAPSPDGEGFIRCIRMALRDAGMPPEEVDYINAHGTSTELNDYTETLAIKEVFKEKAYKIPVSSTKSMTGHLLGAAGAVEAVFSILSIRDQVCPPTINYETPDPQCDLDYVPNKARSHTINVVLSNSFGFGGTNSTLIFRRPVF, from the coding sequence TTGAAAAGAAGAGTCGTTGTGACAGGGGTTGGTCTTGTTACACCTCTCGGTGTAGGTATAGACAATGTATGGAAGAGAATTCTCAATGGTGAGTCAGGAATAGCCCCAACAACAAGGTTTGATGTGACCCGGCACGATACAAAGTTTGCCGGGGAGGTCAGAGATTTTAAGGCTGAGGATTATATTTCACCAAAAGAGATTAAAAGAATAGACCTTTTCATCCAGTATGCCCTTGCTGCAACAAAGATAGCCATTGAAGATTCCGGACTCGATATGAGCAAAGAGAATGCTGAAAGGGCAGGGGTTGTTGTAGGTACGGGTCTCGGAGGATTACCGACCCTCGAAAAATATCACAGCATCCTGTTAGAAAGAGGGCCCGGAAGGATCTCACCCTTTTTTATTCCTATGCTTATAGCAAATGAGGCACCCGGACATATAGCTATCCAGCATGGGATGAAGGGTCCGAATCTATGTATTGTGACCGCCTGTGCAACAGGCTCACATTGCATAGGAGAGTCTCTAAGGATTATCCAGTATGGCGATGCAGATGTGATGGTGGCAGGAGGTACAGAGGCAAATCTTACCCCTCTAACTGTTGGAGGCTTCAATGCCATGAAGGCACTTTCCACGAGAAACGATGCGCCGGAAAAGGCATCACGCCCCTTTGAAAAGGACCGGGATGGTTTTGTTGTTGCAGAAGGCAGCGGCATCATCATTATGGAAGAGCTTGAACATGCTTTGAAAAGAGGCGCCAGAATATATGCGGAAATCGTTGGATACGGATATAACGGGGATGCATACCACATAACGGCACCAAGTCCAGATGGGGAAGGTTTTATACGTTGTATAAGAATGGCCTTGAGGGATGCAGGAATGCCGCCGGAAGAGGTAGATTATATCAATGCACACGGTACATCGACGGAATTAAATGATTATACAGAAACGCTTGCCATAAAAGAAGTTTTTAAAGAAAAGGCGTATAAAATCCCTGTCAGTTCTACCAAATCGATGACAGGCCATTTACTGGGTGCGGCAGGGGCGGTGGAGGCTGTTTTTTCTATCCTGAGCATAAGGGATCAGGTATGTCCCCCCACGATTAATTATGAGACACCCGACCCTCAATGTGACCTCGACTACGTACCAAATAAGGCAAGGAGCCACACAATAAATGTAGTCCTTTCGAATTCATTCGGGTTTGGCGGCACCAATTCCACGCTTATTTTCAGGAGACCTGTGTTTTGA
- the acpP gene encoding acyl carrier protein translates to MMTVTEKVKKMIVEQLGVSEAEVIPEAKFIDDLGADSLDIVELIMALEDEYGIEIPDEDAEKMETVGDAIRYIEEHLVNK, encoded by the coding sequence ATAATGACAGTAACTGAAAAAGTAAAGAAGATGATCGTCGAGCAACTCGGAGTGAGTGAAGCTGAAGTGATCCCCGAAGCGAAGTTTATTGATGACCTTGGGGCAGATTCTCTTGATATCGTAGAACTTATCATGGCACTCGAGGATGAATATGGCATTGAAATCCCGGATGAAGATGCAGAAAAAATGGAGACAGTCGGGGATGCCATAAGATACATCGAAGAACATCTGGTGAATAAATAA
- the fabG gene encoding 3-oxoacyl-[acyl-carrier-protein] reductase, with product MVKDTITIVTGGSQGIGRCIAEFLAEKGGNIAIFDILDGNEAVEVMRSKGVSAEFFSVDVSDFHAVEEGVENVLKKMGKINNLVNNAGITIDKLLLRMKEDDWDRVMQVNLKSVFNCTRFVIRHMLKTGGSIVNISSIAGVMGNAGQANYAASKAGIIGFTKTVAKEYGERGIRVNAIAPGFIKTKMTDALDDRAKEEMLKAIPMKKFGDPLNVAYVVYFLLSDYGSYITGEVINVNGGLHM from the coding sequence ATCGTGAAAGACACCATTACAATAGTTACCGGTGGTTCGCAGGGTATCGGCAGATGTATAGCAGAGTTTCTTGCAGAAAAAGGCGGGAATATCGCCATATTTGATATTCTTGATGGAAATGAAGCAGTAGAAGTGATGCGTTCAAAGGGGGTGTCTGCCGAGTTTTTTAGTGTGGATGTGTCAGATTTTCATGCTGTTGAAGAGGGCGTTGAAAATGTGTTAAAAAAGATGGGAAAGATTAATAACCTGGTGAATAATGCAGGGATTACTATAGACAAGTTGTTATTACGGATGAAGGAAGACGATTGGGACAGGGTAATGCAGGTAAACCTTAAAAGTGTTTTTAACTGCACCAGGTTTGTTATCAGACACATGTTGAAGACGGGCGGCTCTATTGTAAATATCTCATCCATTGCAGGCGTCATGGGGAATGCCGGCCAGGCAAACTATGCTGCAAGCAAGGCAGGCATTATCGGTTTTACAAAAACTGTTGCAAAGGAATACGGGGAGAGGGGAATCAGGGTAAACGCAATTGCCCCTGGATTTATTAAAACGAAAATGACGGATGCTTTAGATGACAGGGCAAAAGAAGAGATGCTAAAAGCAATTCCTATGAAAAAATTTGGTGACCCCTTGAATGTGGCTTATGTGGTATATTTCCTGCTTTCAGATTACGGAAGTTATATTACAGGGGAGGTGATAAATGTTAACGGTGGTTTGCATATGTAA